The bacterium genome includes a region encoding these proteins:
- the dapF gene encoding diaminopimelate epimerase has translation MPRLRRDEYVRSHALGNDYLVMDPRTLSLRLTPERIRAICDRHHGVGSDGILTLERSRRADAGLRIFNPDGSEAEKSGNGIRIFAKCLWDHGYVRRRSFTIDTKGGIVGVALHVRARAVRSITAEMGRATFRSREIPVAGPDREVVGETIEAAGERLEFSAVSVGNPHCVVFVDDPAAVDLARLGPALEHHPMFPNRINVQFVRVDAPGKVTIRIWERGAGETTASGTSSSAVAAVCVRRSRTGRDLAVHSPGGVLRVEVEPDYALRLTGPVEEVSRGTLSADLLARLRRR, from the coding sequence ATGCCGCGCCTCCGCCGCGACGAGTACGTACGCTCCCACGCGCTCGGCAACGACTACCTCGTGATGGACCCGCGCACGCTCTCGCTGCGCCTCACGCCCGAGCGTATCCGCGCGATCTGCGACCGGCACCACGGGGTCGGATCGGACGGCATCCTGACGCTCGAGCGGAGCCGGCGCGCGGATGCCGGCCTGCGGATCTTCAATCCGGACGGTAGCGAGGCGGAGAAGAGCGGCAACGGCATCCGGATCTTCGCGAAGTGTCTGTGGGACCACGGCTACGTGCGGCGGCGGTCGTTCACGATCGACACGAAGGGCGGCATCGTCGGGGTGGCGCTCCACGTCCGCGCTCGCGCGGTGCGGTCGATCACCGCGGAGATGGGCCGCGCGACGTTTCGGAGCCGGGAGATCCCGGTGGCCGGCCCGGACCGCGAGGTCGTGGGCGAGACGATCGAGGCCGCGGGTGAGCGGCTGGAGTTCAGCGCCGTGTCCGTCGGCAACCCGCACTGCGTCGTTTTCGTGGACGACCCGGCCGCGGTCGACCTCGCGCGCCTCGGGCCCGCGCTGGAGCACCACCCGATGTTTCCCAACCGCATCAACGTGCAGTTCGTGCGCGTCGACGCCCCGGGGAAGGTGACGATCCGGATCTGGGAGCGGGGGGCCGGCGAGACGACGGCGTCGGGCACGAGCTCGAGCGCGGTGGCCGCGGTCTGCGTGCGGCGGAGCCGGACCGGACGGGATCTCGCCGTGCACAGTCCGGGCGGGGTGCTGCGCGTCGAGGTGGAGCCGGACTACGCGCTGCGGCTCACCGGCCCGGTCGAGGAAGTGTCGCGCGGAACGCTGAGCGCGGACCTGCTGGCGCGGCTCCGGCGCCGTTGA